Genomic segment of Deltaproteobacteria bacterium:
AAGTATTCGCATTCAGCCTGCGGATCGCAACGGCTGGAATCGATCAAGCTAGAATCAATTCCTTTTATCTATACACAGACATTTGGACAGATGGAGGACCTTTCGATGACGACAAAATGGAGGGCGGCTCTGGCCGGGGCCGTGACTGTGATTTTTTTGGGAACCGCCGGCATCAGAGCCTCGGAGCAAAGCGGCTCTTATGTGGGGTCCGAGGCCTGCGGGGAGTGCCATCAGGAACAGTTCGAGTCCTTTTCCAAATATTCCAAAAAGTCCCACACCCAGAGGGGCGTGCTGAAGATGTTCTCGGACTTGGAGGAACAGGAGAAAAAGGAGTGCTACGAGTGTCACACCACCGGCTACGGTCGTGGCGGC
This window contains:
- a CDS encoding cytochrome C → MEDLSMTTKWRAALAGAVTVIFLGTAGIRASEQSGSYVGSEACGECHQEQFESFSKYSKKSHTQRGVLKMFSDLEEQEKKECYECHTTGYGRGGFVSYETTPQFADVGCETCHGPGGDHAEYGGDTEYITRRPLVESCEKCHNAARVKDFNYKPLLYSGAH